The following is a genomic window from Sedimenticola thiotaurini.
AGTAGCAGCATCAGAATCCGTATCATCATCTACAGTGACTTCTATCGGGTTACCCGGCAGCAGGGTTCGGGGAAATTCAGCAGGTGGGCGGGATCAGACGGAGCAACCGGTGCCGGTCACCCCGCCTGACACTTCCTCCACCGATTATCCGGTGGAGATCAGGTCCGGTCAGAGGTGCTTGAAGGCCCCTTTACCGGCATAGACCGCTTCGCTGCCGAGCTGATCCTCTATACGCATCAGCTGATTATACTTGGCCACCCGGTCGGTGCGACTCAGGGAGCCGGTTTTGATCTGTCCGGTATCGGCCGCCACCACCAGATCGGCGATGGTGGTGTCCTCCGTCTCGCCGGAACGGTGGGAAACCACCGCGGTATAACCCGCCTTTTTCGCCATACCGATCGCCTCCAGGGTTTCGGTCAGGGTACCGATCTGGTTGAACTTGATCAGAATGGAGTTGGCAATCCCCTCTTCAATGCCCCGGGCCAGAATTTTGGTATTGGTGACAAACAGATCATCACCAACCAGTTGCAGCCGGTTGCCCAGTTTCTCGGTCAGCAGCTTCCAGCCATCCCAGTCGCTCTCATCCATACCGTCCTCGATGGAGATGATGGGATACTGATCCACGATTCCGGTCAGGTAGTCGACAAACTCTGCCGCCTGGAACTGGCGACCTTCGGAGGCGAGATCATAGACCCCATCTTTGTAGAACTCGGAACTGGCCACATCCAGACCCAGGTAGATATCGCTGCCCGCCTTGAAGCCACTCTTCTCGATCGCCTCCAGGATCACTTCGATGGCCGCCACATTGGAGGGCAGATCGGGGGCGAAACCACCCTCATCCCCCACGGCGGTGTTGAGGCCACGGCCTTTCAGCACTGACTTCAGGGCGTGAAACACTTCGGCGCCGTAACGGACCGCTTCCCGGATTGAGCCGGCGCCTACCGGCAAAATCATAAACTCCTGGATATCCACGCTGTTATCAGCATGGGAGCCACCATTGATGATGTTCATCATCGGTACCGGCATCCGGTAGGGACCGTCCGAAAGGGAGCGGTATAGCGGCAGGGCCTTCTCCTGGGCGGCAGCATGGGCGGCAGCCAGAGAGACCGCCAGCAGGGCATTGGCACCCAGCCGGTCCTTGTTCTCGGTACCATCCAGTTCAATGATCTTCCGATCCAGGCCGGCCTGATCCTGTACATCAAATCCCAGCAGCGCCTGCTTCAGCTCACCGGTGATATTTCCGACCGCCTTCAGCACGCCCTTGCCCAGGTAACGCTGTTTATCGCCATCACGCAGTTCCAGCGCCTCGCGGGAGCCGGTGGAAGCACCGGAGGGTGCCACCGCCCGTCCAATAGCGCCATCAGCGGTAATGATATCCGCCTCGACAGTGGGGTTGCCACGGGAGTCCAGGATTTCACGACCTCGAACATCAACAATCTCAGACATTGTCACTCCAATTTGTTGGATTAATTTTAATATTAAAGCGTTAAAGATAGGGTCCAGACCCGACCGAAAACCGGGCCGTTAAATCGTCCACTCACAACAGTGGCGTTGGCCGGGCCGGGCTCCGCGGCAGGCGTCGTGTTCGACTCACCGTCGCGCGCTATCAAGTACCCTCTCCCGATCCCGGTCGCCCGGGACACGGCCTGTTAAAAAGGTCAAAACTGTTAAGGAAACGGACCTCAACAGCCGTCTGGCAGATCGAATTAAAGCGTGTTCTCGATAAACCCGCGCCGCTTGGTGACCTGATCCAACTCCATCAAGGTCTCCAACAAAGCTTCCATCCGGTCCAGCGGCCAGGAGTTTGGGCCGTCACTGAGGGCCTTCTCCGGGTTCGGGTGGGTCTCCATGAACAGCCCCGCGATACCCGCAGCAACGGCGGCACGCGCCAGCACCGGCACGAATTCGCGCTGTCCGCCCGAGGCGTTGCCCTGGCCGCCCGGCAACTGCACGGAATGGGTGGCGTCATACACCACCGGCACCTGACACTCCCGCATCACCGCCAGGGAGCGCATATCGGAGACCAGATTGTTATACCCAAACGAGGCACCCCGTTCGCAAACCATGATCTGCTGATTTCCGGTGGCACGGGCCTTCTCCACCACATGTTTCATATCCCAGGGCGCCAGGAACTGACCTTTTTTCAGATTGACCGGCAATCCCTGACTGGCGACTGACTTGATGAAGTTGGTCTGGCGACAGAGGAAGGCCGGCGTCTGCAGCACATCAACCACCGCAGCCACCTCGTTCAGCGGCGTATCCTCGTGCACATCCGTCAGCAGGGAGACACCGATGTCCCGTTTCACCTTCTCCAGGATCTTCAGGCCCGCCTCCAAGCCGGGGCCCCGGTAGCTCTCACCGGAGGAGCGATTGGCCTTGTCAAAGGATGACTTGTAGATGAAGGGGATACCCAGGCGATCCGTCAGTGCCTTCAACGTGCCGGCGGTATCCATTGCCATCTGCTCGCTTTCCACCACGCAGGGGCCCGCAATCAGAAACAGCGGGTGCTCAAGACCTACCTGGAATTCACCTAATTTCATGCTGGTACACTCTCCCTGCTCATGTCGTATTTATGTTTCCTTGCCGCCTGGATAAAGCCGGTGAACAGCGGATGCCCATCCCGGGGCGTGGAGGTGAACTCCGGATGAAACTGGCAGGCGATAAACCAGGGATGCTCCTTGATCTCGATGATCTCCACCAGTTTTCCATCCATTGATCGACCGGCGATGGTCAGCCCGGCCTTCTCCAGCTTATCCAGGTACTGGTTGTTAAACTCATAACGGTGCCGGTGACGCTCCACAATGGTGTCACTGTCATAGAGCTTGCGGGTCAGCGCATCTTCGCTCAGCCGGCACTCCTGGCCGCCCAGCCGCATGGTGCCACCCAGATCCGAGTCCTCACTACGCACCTCCAGTTCGCCATCCGCATTGAGCCACTCGGTAATCAGGGCGATGACCGGATAGGGGGTCTCGCGGTTGAACTCGGTACTGTGGGCATCCGCCATAGCCGCCACATTACGGGCATATTCGATCACCGCCACCTGCATACCCAGACAGATACCCAGGTAGGGAATACGCTGTTCACGGGCGTAGCGCACGGTCTCTATCTTGCCCTCCACACCCCGTTCGCCGAAACCACCGGGCACCAGAATGGCGTCCACCCCGGCCAGGCAGCCAGTGCCCTCTTTCTCCACCTGCTCGGAGTCGATGTATTTGATGTTGATCCTGGTATGGGTGTGGATACCGGCGTGAATCAGCGCCTCGGAGAGGGATTTGTAGGCCTCGGTCAGATTCATGTATTTGCCGACCATAGCCACCGTGACGCTGCCGTCGGTATTCTCCAGGCCGTCAATCACCGCACGCCACTCCGACAGATCCGCTGCCGGCACATTGAGGCCGAACTGGCGTACCACCAGCTCATCCATCTTCTGCTCGTGCAGTAACAGGGGAATGCGGTAGATATTGTCCGCATCCACCCCGGTAATCACCGCCTCTTCAGGCACGTTGGTGAACAGGGCGATTTTCTTGCGCTCCGCATCCGGCAGCGCGCTCTCACAACGGCACAGCAGTACATCCGGCTGAATACCGATGGAGCGCAGCTCCTTGACCGAGTGTTGGGTCGGTTTGGTCTTGATCTCACCCGAGGTCGGAATATAGGGAACCAGAGTCAGGTGCAGGAACAGGGCGTTCTGCTTGCCCAGTTCCACCCCCATCTGACGGATGGCTTCCAGAAAAGGCAGGGATTCGATATCACCCACCGTGCCGCCGATCTCCACCAGGGCGATGTCCGCGTCGCCGGCCCCCAACCGGATACTGTCTTTCATTTCGTTGGTGATATGGGGGATCACCTGCACCGTGCCGCCGAGATAATCGCCGCGTCGCTCCTTGCGAATGACACTTTCGTATATCTGGCCGGTGGTGAAGTTATTGTTACGGCCCATGGTGGCGCGAATAAAACGCTCGTAATGGCCCAGATCGAGGTCAGTTTCCGCACCATCCTCCGTGACAAACACCTCCCCATGCTGGAAAGGACTCATGGTGCCCGGATCCACATTGATGTAGGGATCCAGCTTGATCATGGTTACTTTGAGGCCACGCGCTTCGAGCAATGCGGCCAGTGAAGCGGAGGCAATACCCTTGCCCAGCGAGGAAACAACGCCGCCCGTGATAAATACGAATTTGGTCATAGACTCTGTGTCTGCAGGTGGAGGAAAGAAAAAGTTCAGGACGGGGCTTAATGGTACGCGAAAGCGACTATAGCCTCAATCAAAAGGCTGGCGAATTATTGTTAACGATGACTACCCCACAAACTGGCCGGTTTAGTGCCCGGCACGTCCTTGCGGGCCATCCGGGCGAAAATCCGCAAGGTTTTGGTGCAGTCCGGGGAAATGTTACTTGATCCAGAGCAAAGCAATCTGCAAAATAGCCGCTACTAACGGCGATGCAGGTTCATGACGTGAGCGGACATAAGGTCATCTCTTTCGATAATATCAAGGTTGCCTGCAGGAACTGTAGTCTGACCTCACTGTGCCTCCCCATGGGTCTCACTCCGGAAGACGTGGATCAGCTCGATGCCATCGTCAAGCGCAGCCGACCGCTGCACCGTGGCGATCACCTTTTTCAACAGGGTGACGACTTCCAGTGCATCTACGTGGTCAAAACCGGTACTGTGAAGAGCTTCGAT
Proteins encoded in this region:
- the eno gene encoding phosphopyruvate hydratase, which codes for MSEIVDVRGREILDSRGNPTVEADIITADGAIGRAVAPSGASTGSREALELRDGDKQRYLGKGVLKAVGNITGELKQALLGFDVQDQAGLDRKIIELDGTENKDRLGANALLAVSLAAAHAAAQEKALPLYRSLSDGPYRMPVPMMNIINGGSHADNSVDIQEFMILPVGAGSIREAVRYGAEVFHALKSVLKGRGLNTAVGDEGGFAPDLPSNVAAIEVILEAIEKSGFKAGSDIYLGLDVASSEFYKDGVYDLASEGRQFQAAEFVDYLTGIVDQYPIISIEDGMDESDWDGWKLLTEKLGNRLQLVGDDLFVTNTKILARGIEEGIANSILIKFNQIGTLTETLEAIGMAKKAGYTAVVSHRSGETEDTTIADLVVAADTGQIKTGSLSRTDRVAKYNQLMRIEDQLGSEAVYAGKGAFKHL
- the kdsA gene encoding 3-deoxy-8-phosphooctulonate synthase gives rise to the protein MKLGEFQVGLEHPLFLIAGPCVVESEQMAMDTAGTLKALTDRLGIPFIYKSSFDKANRSSGESYRGPGLEAGLKILEKVKRDIGVSLLTDVHEDTPLNEVAAVVDVLQTPAFLCRQTNFIKSVASQGLPVNLKKGQFLAPWDMKHVVEKARATGNQQIMVCERGASFGYNNLVSDMRSLAVMRECQVPVVYDATHSVQLPGGQGNASGGQREFVPVLARAAVAAGIAGLFMETHPNPEKALSDGPNSWPLDRMEALLETLMELDQVTKRRGFIENTL
- a CDS encoding CTP synthase encodes the protein MTKFVFITGGVVSSLGKGIASASLAALLEARGLKVTMIKLDPYINVDPGTMSPFQHGEVFVTEDGAETDLDLGHYERFIRATMGRNNNFTTGQIYESVIRKERRGDYLGGTVQVIPHITNEMKDSIRLGAGDADIALVEIGGTVGDIESLPFLEAIRQMGVELGKQNALFLHLTLVPYIPTSGEIKTKPTQHSVKELRSIGIQPDVLLCRCESALPDAERKKIALFTNVPEEAVITGVDADNIYRIPLLLHEQKMDELVVRQFGLNVPAADLSEWRAVIDGLENTDGSVTVAMVGKYMNLTEAYKSLSEALIHAGIHTHTRINIKYIDSEQVEKEGTGCLAGVDAILVPGGFGERGVEGKIETVRYAREQRIPYLGICLGMQVAVIEYARNVAAMADAHSTEFNRETPYPVIALITEWLNADGELEVRSEDSDLGGTMRLGGQECRLSEDALTRKLYDSDTIVERHRHRYEFNNQYLDKLEKAGLTIAGRSMDGKLVEIIEIKEHPWFIACQFHPEFTSTPRDGHPLFTGFIQAARKHKYDMSRESVPA